Proteins encoded by one window of Companilactobacillus ginsenosidimutans:
- a CDS encoding CAP domain-containing protein translates to MKKRIKFAVLASAILLLGTPVVSSNVMLDVSPVETAQAATNSQTEAVTKAIKTELNNLRGQNNLGSLSGVYELTKMAQSRADHLANINSLDEHAGYNYQSGAPYVGVAGENIGYWYNSRITDPTEIAKQIIEDLYDDSGVATYGHRKNMLNPYFKHVGVAVSVNPSNGYLFYAQDFGSTTTEVGDNYNGAKAYSDYTRMQGLSNQYPSTYHQTSSTTANTNSGIFNGAKKINSVVTTTALTPLYSSPSGGKKSNRALAPNSGWYTDQVFTDQYGNNWYRVSTSEWAPINHANIQNI, encoded by the coding sequence ATGAAAAAGCGGATTAAATTTGCTGTTCTTGCTTCAGCTATTTTGTTATTGGGTACTCCAGTTGTTTCTTCAAACGTAATGTTGGATGTAAGCCCAGTTGAAACTGCTCAAGCAGCAACTAATTCTCAAACAGAGGCTGTTACTAAAGCTATAAAAACCGAGCTTAATAATCTACGTGGTCAAAATAATCTTGGATCACTTTCAGGTGTTTATGAATTAACTAAGATGGCACAAAGCCGTGCTGATCATTTAGCCAATATAAATTCACTGGATGAACACGCTGGTTACAATTATCAAAGTGGTGCACCATATGTTGGTGTTGCTGGTGAAAATATTGGTTACTGGTACAATTCAAGAATTACTGATCCAACAGAAATTGCCAAGCAAATTATCGAGGACTTGTACGATGATTCTGGTGTCGCAACCTATGGTCACCGTAAAAACATGTTGAATCCATATTTCAAACATGTCGGAGTGGCAGTATCAGTAAACCCATCAAATGGATATTTATTCTATGCACAAGATTTCGGATCAACAACTACTGAAGTTGGTGATAATTACAATGGAGCAAAAGCTTATTCTGATTACACTAGAATGCAAGGTTTGAGTAATCAATATCCTTCAACTTATCATCAGACAAGTTCTACAACGGCTAATACCAATTCAGGTATTTTTAATGGAGCAAAGAAAATCAATTCTGTTGTGACAACAACTGCGTTGACACCACTTTATAGCAGTCCATCTGGTGGTAAAAAATCTAATCGTGCTTTAGCTCCAAATTCAGGTTGGTACACCGACCAAGTTTTCACAGATCAATATGGAAATAATTGGTATCGTGTATCAACGAGTGAATGGGCACCAATTAATCACGCAAACATTCAAAATATTTAA